One segment of bacterium DNA contains the following:
- a CDS encoding VWA domain-containing protein, producing the protein MRSVTFAMGVLAALFICSDAKTQTPTSSDEGMVVTTATVVTKGGDVIVSPLLEKENFRVFDCKNAKKRKDCVEQEIVFFSSPKEQEPIITVLTLDYSRTAFLVSCLGENDPYACGYYGSKGAIEEGPIAFLQNLKPQDWVAFVTYDMKPEVAVEFTKNKDEVRNALAGLFTMPPVFSDSNLFDTLFYVLDHIENGENLEAQKKRATIILVSTGIDTMSKKTFDQMQKRLRDTPVAIYAVRIGKSYENRSGANLLQAESQLKEITNLTGGKTYSPSFSGEFRGIFGDISAMLRSQYSIGWVPKNVKADGKFHEILIEVTGDFLDNATQKPLEIKVRHRKGYIAPDNR; encoded by the coding sequence ATGAGATCGGTGACATTCGCAATGGGAGTTCTGGCTGCCCTTTTCATCTGTTCGGACGCGAAGACCCAGACACCCACGTCAAGCGATGAGGGTATGGTCGTCACAACGGCCACAGTAGTGACCAAAGGCGGAGACGTAATTGTAAGCCCGCTACTGGAAAAAGAGAATTTTCGCGTATTCGACTGCAAAAACGCAAAAAAGCGCAAAGATTGCGTTGAACAGGAAATTGTTTTTTTTAGTTCGCCGAAGGAACAGGAACCGATAATCACGGTCCTCACGCTCGATTACTCCCGGACCGCCTTTCTTGTCAGTTGTCTCGGTGAGAACGATCCTTACGCATGCGGCTACTATGGCTCGAAGGGCGCCATCGAGGAGGGCCCCATAGCGTTCCTGCAAAATCTGAAGCCGCAAGATTGGGTGGCGTTCGTGACCTACGACATGAAGCCGGAGGTCGCAGTGGAGTTCACAAAGAACAAGGATGAGGTACGAAACGCCCTGGCAGGACTTTTTACCATGCCACCGGTATTTTCCGACAGCAACTTGTTCGACACTCTCTTCTACGTGCTCGACCATATCGAGAACGGAGAAAATTTGGAGGCGCAAAAAAAGCGCGCTACCATTATTCTCGTCTCCACCGGCATTGATACGATGAGCAAGAAAACGTTCGACCAGATGCAAAAACGCCTTAGGGATACGCCTGTTGCCATCTACGCGGTACGCATTGGGAAGTCTTACGAGAACCGATCCGGCGCGAACCTGCTACAGGCGGAAAGCCAGCTGAAAGAGATCACGAACCTCACGGGAGGAAAAACGTACTCCCCTTCTTTTTCCGGAGAATTCAGGGGCATATTCGGCGACATCTCCGCGATGTTGCGCTCCCAGTACAGCATTGGGTGGGTACCAAAGAACGTGAAGGCGGATGGAAAATTCCACGAGATTCTTATTGAGGTCACGGGAGATTTTTTGGACAATGCAACGCAAAAACCACTCGAAATCAAAGTACGGCATCGCAAGGGATACATTGCGCCAGACAATCGTTAA